A single genomic interval of Hydractinia symbiolongicarpus strain clone_291-10 chromosome 8, HSymV2.1, whole genome shotgun sequence harbors:
- the LOC130653652 gene encoding integrase/recombinase xerD homolog: MNYLFDAALSPNTRLTYRSGLSSYRMFCHHASIRMFPLIESHLQLYVTFMSTRVKYATIKVYLCGIQYQSLICGFSEKISDMGKLYYVMRGIRRTENVVSRQRLPIMPSHLHEMLRFINNSCFSFCDKAMWRCLILFAFFGLLRVSEYVCPSKTYFDPNIHLSPSEFSFSPCNNTLYMTIKSSKTDPFRKTFQIRFGRIKGDLCPVKAFSQFLVYRGTHQGPWFVLSNGEFVTRKLVSAFVKISVNGPNLNTHSFRIGGASAAASCGIPDSAIKILGRLGPVVTYTIRVVIWILYMSTIVQFYVYLGSFVCMYVVDAYKPLMIIDNTCLLGAEDTICDYRFIVKCSVPS, from the exons ATGAATTACCTCTTCGATGCTGCTTTATCACCAAACACCAGACTTACCTACCGTTCTGGACTTTCATCCTACAGAATGTTTTGCCACCACGCCTCTATCCGGATGTTTCCGCTCATTGAATCCCACCTTCAGCTCTATGTCACTTTTATGTCAACGCGGGTCAAATATGCTACTATTAAGGTGTACTTGTGTGGGATACAGTACCAAAGTCTAATCTGTGGATTTTCCGAAAAGATATCTGACATGGGAAAATTGTACTACGTAATGAGGGGTATTCGGCGAACTGAGAATGTTGTAAGCCGCCAGAGACTGCCAATCATGCCCTCCCACCTACACGAAATGCTAAGATTTATCAACAATTcatgtttttcattttgtgaCAAAGCTATGTGGCGATGCCTTATTTTGTTTGCCTTTTTTGGTCTGTTAAGAGTTTCGGAATATGTTTGCCCCTCCAAAACCTATTTTGATCCCAATATTCACTTGTCCCCATCCGAGTTTAGCTTCTCACCTTGCAACAATACTCTTTATATGACTATCAAAAGTTCTAAAACCGATCCCTTTAggaaaacatttcaaattagGTTTGGGAGGATTAAGGGTGATTTGTGTCCTGTCAAAGCTTTCTCTCAATTTCTTGTGTACAGAGGTACTCATCAGGGTCCTTGGTTTGTTCTCTCCAACGGCGAATTTGTTACTAGGAAGTTAGTTTCTGCCTTTGTAAAAATTAGTGTAAATGGGCCCAATCTCAATACGCATAGCTTCAGGATTGGTGGGGCCTCTGCCGCAGCATCTTGCGGTATTCCAGACTCTGCCATTAAGATCTTAGGCAG ACTAGGTCCTGTGGTTACATACACAATTCGTGTTGTAATATGGATTTTATATATGTCAA CTATTGTACAGTTTTACGTGTATCTAGGCTCctttgtatgtatgtatgttgtTGACGCATATAAGCCG CTCATGATTATTGATAACACATGTTTATTGGGTGCAGAAGACACCATATGTGATTATCGGTTTATAGTGAAGTGCAGTGTACCTTCATGA
- the LOC130654354 gene encoding PH domain-containing protein DDB_G0275795-like isoform X1 produces MGCSASTRRNAVAKDQPVSHNRGIIAPQEQKLMETEQREASGKYEKLSKKHSNECKIKKQMEEKQIKNKSKHKTTPVKVRRGSLSSISSSSSEEDDYSPSVDMKKIEAQNSHAVVTIPIASNVLTQDECLDTVYPHQETLEEITKSHEEPTEIREETIETHKEANETREDTIETHEEANETREETIETHEEPTETRKETIETHENANQAVTSTSTELSTVTECQEPPEKAITIQDIKEVVALDEVEINNGDVLVAETGEETKFYDELASNQKEECIQEVNDKDIESIDPTDAIVEGEAREQAVKNDQDKQEGGEATSREQHVASANVDTSSVGENDQIVGEKNDEVVISESFSNVVGDPIEKVSEMNAPVDASDGNVNKELSSAVDRIEKVSEMNAPVDASDGNVNKELSYAVSAHQEDETAEECTRERNEDDTNDAMKVNKDETNGSNKNISASLEEGLEINTRPTSNLEVAEDGEVEEEA; encoded by the exons ATGGGATGTTCAGCAAGTACAAGAAGGAATGCAGTAGCTAAAGATCAACCTGTCTCTCATAACAGAGGAATAATTGCTCCACAAGAACAAAAACTGATGGAAACAGAGCAAAGAGAAGCTTCAG GAAAATATGAAAAGCTGTCAAAGAAACACAGCAATGAATGCAAGATTAAAAAGCAAATGGAGGAAAAACAGATCAAAAATAAATCGAAACACAAAACTACTCCAGTAAAAGTAAGAAGAGGGTCATTGTCTTCGATTTCATCTTCTTCCTCTGAAGAAGATGATTATTCTCCAAGTGTAGATATGAAGAAAATAGAAGCACAAAATTCTCATGCTGTTGTAACGATTCCAATTGCAAGCAACGTTTTGACACAAG ATGAGTGTCTTGACACAGTTTACCCACATCAAGAAACTCTTGAGGAAATAACCAAATCACACGAAGAACCTACTGAAATACGCGAAGAAACTATCGAAACACATAAAGAAGCTAACGAAACACGCGAAGATACTATCGAAACGCATGAAGAAGCTAACGAAACACGCGAAGAAACTATCGAAACGCACGAAGAACCTACTGAAACACGCAAAGAAACTATCGAAACACATGAAAATGCTAATCAAG CAGTAACATCAACCTCGACAGAATTATCTACAGTAACCGAATGTCAAGAGCCCCCAGAGAAAGCAATTACTATACAAGATATTAAAGAAGTAGTTGCGTTGGATGAAGTGGAAATAAACAATGGCGATGTTTTGGTTGCAGAGACTGGGGAGGAGACGAAATTTTATGACGAATTAGCTAGCAACCAGAAGGAAGAATGCATTCAGGAAGTAAACGATAAAGATATCGAAAGCATCGATCCGACGGATGCAATTGTAGAAGGAGAAGCAAGAGAACAAGCCGTTAAAAATGATCAGGACAAGCAAGAAGGTGGAGAAGCTACCAGCCGAGAACAGCATGTTGCATCTGCGAATGTAGACACAAGTTCAGTTGGTGAAAACGATCAAATTGTTGGAGAGAAAAATGATGAAGTGGTTATTTCTGAAAGTTTCTCTAATGTCGTGGGTGACCCCATTGAAAAAGTGAGTGAAATGAATGCTCCTGTTGACGCATCTGATGGTAACGTTAATAAAGAGCTATCTTCTGCTGTGGACCGCATTGAAAAAGTGAGTGAAATGAATGCTCCTGTTGACGCATCTGATGGTAACGTTAATAAAGAGCTATCTTATGCTGTGAGTGCGCACCAAGAAGACGAAACTGCCGAAGAATGCACACGAGAAAGAAACGAAGATGACACGAACGATGCTATGAAAGTAAATAAAGACGAGACGAATGGTTCGAATAAAAACATATCCGCATCATTAGAAGAAGGTCTGGAAATAAATACACGACCAACATCAAATTTAGAAGTTGCTGAAGATGGTGAAGTAGAAGAAGAAGCGTAA
- the LOC130654354 gene encoding PH domain-containing protein DDB_G0275795-like isoform X2, whose product MGCSASTRRNAVAKDQPVSHNRGIIAPQEQKLMETEQREASGKYEKLSKKHSNECKIKKQMEEKQIKNKSKHKTTPVKVRRGSLSSISSSSSEEDDYSPSVDMKKIEAQNSHAVVTIPIASNVLTQDECLDTVYPHQETLEEITKSHEEPTEIREETIETHKEANETREDTIETHEEANETREETIETHEEPTETRKETIETHENANQVTSTSTELSTVTECQEPPEKAITIQDIKEVVALDEVEINNGDVLVAETGEETKFYDELASNQKEECIQEVNDKDIESIDPTDAIVEGEAREQAVKNDQDKQEGGEATSREQHVASANVDTSSVGENDQIVGEKNDEVVISESFSNVVGDPIEKVSEMNAPVDASDGNVNKELSSAVDRIEKVSEMNAPVDASDGNVNKELSYAVSAHQEDETAEECTRERNEDDTNDAMKVNKDETNGSNKNISASLEEGLEINTRPTSNLEVAEDGEVEEEA is encoded by the exons ATGGGATGTTCAGCAAGTACAAGAAGGAATGCAGTAGCTAAAGATCAACCTGTCTCTCATAACAGAGGAATAATTGCTCCACAAGAACAAAAACTGATGGAAACAGAGCAAAGAGAAGCTTCAG GAAAATATGAAAAGCTGTCAAAGAAACACAGCAATGAATGCAAGATTAAAAAGCAAATGGAGGAAAAACAGATCAAAAATAAATCGAAACACAAAACTACTCCAGTAAAAGTAAGAAGAGGGTCATTGTCTTCGATTTCATCTTCTTCCTCTGAAGAAGATGATTATTCTCCAAGTGTAGATATGAAGAAAATAGAAGCACAAAATTCTCATGCTGTTGTAACGATTCCAATTGCAAGCAACGTTTTGACACAAG ATGAGTGTCTTGACACAGTTTACCCACATCAAGAAACTCTTGAGGAAATAACCAAATCACACGAAGAACCTACTGAAATACGCGAAGAAACTATCGAAACACATAAAGAAGCTAACGAAACACGCGAAGATACTATCGAAACGCATGAAGAAGCTAACGAAACACGCGAAGAAACTATCGAAACGCACGAAGAACCTACTGAAACACGCAAAGAAACTATCGAAACACATGAAAATGCTAATCAAG TAACATCAACCTCGACAGAATTATCTACAGTAACCGAATGTCAAGAGCCCCCAGAGAAAGCAATTACTATACAAGATATTAAAGAAGTAGTTGCGTTGGATGAAGTGGAAATAAACAATGGCGATGTTTTGGTTGCAGAGACTGGGGAGGAGACGAAATTTTATGACGAATTAGCTAGCAACCAGAAGGAAGAATGCATTCAGGAAGTAAACGATAAAGATATCGAAAGCATCGATCCGACGGATGCAATTGTAGAAGGAGAAGCAAGAGAACAAGCCGTTAAAAATGATCAGGACAAGCAAGAAGGTGGAGAAGCTACCAGCCGAGAACAGCATGTTGCATCTGCGAATGTAGACACAAGTTCAGTTGGTGAAAACGATCAAATTGTTGGAGAGAAAAATGATGAAGTGGTTATTTCTGAAAGTTTCTCTAATGTCGTGGGTGACCCCATTGAAAAAGTGAGTGAAATGAATGCTCCTGTTGACGCATCTGATGGTAACGTTAATAAAGAGCTATCTTCTGCTGTGGACCGCATTGAAAAAGTGAGTGAAATGAATGCTCCTGTTGACGCATCTGATGGTAACGTTAATAAAGAGCTATCTTATGCTGTGAGTGCGCACCAAGAAGACGAAACTGCCGAAGAATGCACACGAGAAAGAAACGAAGATGACACGAACGATGCTATGAAAGTAAATAAAGACGAGACGAATGGTTCGAATAAAAACATATCCGCATCATTAGAAGAAGGTCTGGAAATAAATACACGACCAACATCAAATTTAGAAGTTGCTGAAGATGGTGAAGTAGAAGAAGAAGCGTAA